A genome region from Streptomyces xanthophaeus includes the following:
- a CDS encoding lysophospholipid acyltransferase family protein: MSRRRIGFWYRLAAVIAKPPLVVLFKRDWRGMEHIPAEGGFITAVNHNSYLDPLSYAHFQYNTGRVPRLLAKAALFKVPIVGSILHGSGQIPVYRESTNALDAFRAAVDAIERGECVAFYPEGTLTRDPDMWPMAGKTGAARVALITRAPVIPVAQWGANLAMPPYARENKVRLFPRKTLQVLAGPPVDLSGFYDREPTPEVLREVTEVIMAAITALLEEVRGETAPEQPYDHRNARAEQRRKAAGEGNK, translated from the coding sequence GTGTCCCGCCGCAGAATCGGCTTCTGGTACCGCCTGGCGGCGGTCATCGCAAAACCGCCGCTGGTAGTGCTCTTCAAGCGGGACTGGCGGGGAATGGAGCACATTCCGGCCGAGGGCGGCTTTATCACCGCCGTCAATCACAACTCGTATCTGGACCCGCTCTCCTACGCGCACTTCCAGTACAACACCGGCCGGGTGCCCCGATTGCTCGCCAAGGCCGCCCTCTTCAAGGTCCCTATTGTCGGGTCGATCCTGCACGGCAGCGGACAGATCCCCGTCTACCGGGAGTCCACCAACGCCCTGGACGCATTCCGGGCCGCCGTGGACGCCATCGAGCGGGGCGAATGCGTGGCCTTTTACCCGGAGGGCACCCTCACCCGCGACCCCGACATGTGGCCCATGGCCGGCAAGACCGGCGCCGCCCGCGTGGCGCTGATCACCAGGGCGCCCGTCATCCCCGTGGCCCAGTGGGGCGCGAACCTCGCGATGCCGCCCTACGCCAGGGAGAACAAGGTCCGGCTCTTCCCGCGCAAGACCCTCCAGGTGCTCGCCGGACCGCCGGTGGACCTCTCCGGCTTCTACGACCGGGAACCCACCCCGGAGGTCCTCCGGGAGGTCACCGAGGTCATCATGGCGGCCATCACCGCGCTGCTGGAGGAGGTGCGCGGCGAGACCGCGCCCGAGCAGCCGTACGACCATCGCAACGCCAGGGCGGAACAGCGGCGCAAGGCCGCAGGGGAGGGCAACAAGTGA